TAGACATTATGTTGGTTCTACTTATCATTTTTATGGTGACCTCTTCTGTGTCTTTAGAGTCTGGGCTTGATATCGATATTCCTAGTACCGTCTCTAAAACTAAGAAGCAAGAGGGGAGGTCGGTTCTTGTCTCTCTAGATAAGGATGGAAAAATATCTGTGCAAGGAAAAATTGTAACTAAAGAGGCCCTACAGAACTCTATTACCGAAGCTCTTAAATCAGAGCAAACAGGATTGGTTGTCTTTGAAGGAGATAAGAATTCTCAGCTAGGAATGGCCGTAGAAGTCATGGATATAGCTAAAGCTGCAGGTGCAGAAAAATTTGCAATTGCAGCTGAAGCAACGAACTAGAGATCTAGATCATCTAATTCATCAAAATCCTCGTCTTCGGCAGCTGCTGGAGCCTCAGTCCTAACCGGAGCCTCTGGAATATCTGGCTCAATTGAATTAATGAATTGTCTAAGTAGTGTTCTTTCTCCTTCTTTTAGAAAAGAGAAATCTGCGCCTATTCTATATGGAAGTCTGTTTTGTGAGATGATTCTACTTTTCATATTGTACTCTCTACAGAAAACAATATTTGCATTTAGGACGAATCGCTTAGGAATTATAAACTCTATAACAATTGATTGTCCGTTTAAGAAAGCTTTATTACTAAAGAAGAAAATCTTATCCATTCCAATTTCAGCGAGAATAGTTCTTCCACTTGAAATTTCATCTTCTTCTAATTTTGGAGAACGTTGAATAACTTTGATTCCAGCTTCTTGGGGCTGTTGAGCATCTTCTACGGCAGCTTGATCACCAAGCATAGCAGCGGCTGCTGCATCTTCTTCGGACTGCTCACTATCTTCTTCTGGAGCATCTGCGGCCATGGCCGCGGCCATTTCATCTTCGCCCATTTCAAGATCACCTTTTGCAACAAGCTCAATAACTTCCGCATCCTGTGCTCCTTGATCACCCTTTGAACGATACTCTTTTATAAGATCATCTATTGAAAGATTTTCATCTTTACTTTCTTTCATTCTGTCTCGAATGACGGATTTTATTTCATCTTTTAAAGACCAAATCTTCAAAGATATTTTTTTTATATAAACAGGATCAGTAGAATTGTTGTAAATCATAACTAACATTTTCTCACATTTAGCGATGAAATGGGAGGTTAGGGTATAATGGAATAAATTACCTATAGAGTTAATTTATTCAAAGACTTATTACTTTAATACTAATTAAAAAATAGGTTAATAGTTAAGTTTTTTTGTCGGTTTAGGATAGACCACGATACTCCAAGGAGGGAGAATGAAAAAGTCGCATGTACTATTAGGTGCAACAATGGCCGCGCTAAGTGTATCAAGCTTAGCAGCTAAGCATGTGCCAGGTGAGCTAATTGTAAAATTAAAAGATGGAGCAAACAAAAGTGCTTTAACTTCACTCAAGTCATTGGGTGTTGAATTAGATCGTACAATTGATCTAAGCTCTGGTTCTCTTTATGTTGTTAAGTTTGGTCAAAATAAACTTATGAAGAATATAAAGTCTGCACTAAATAATAACCCAAATGTAGAATACGCTGAGCCTAACTTCATATATGAAATTGTAAAGCCTCAAGAATCTTTTTCAGTTAATTCACTGCTTGCAAGAACAACTAACTTAGAGCCAACAGCTTATACTCCTGTTGATGCAAAATTTGGTCAATTATGGGGACTTGTAAATACAGGTTCAAATGATCCAAAAGGTGGAGCTGGAGTAGAAGGTGCAGATATTGATGCGATTAAAGCTTGGTCACTTACTAAAGGTGATAAGAGAGTAAGAATTGCTGTTATTGATACAGGTATCGACTACAACCACCCTGATCTTAAAGATCAGATGTGGACAAATACTGCAGAACTAAATGGTCAGCCAGGTGTTGATGATGACGGAAATGGTTACATCGATGATATTCATGGATATGACTTTGCAAATAATGACGGTGATCCAGTTGATGGTCACTCACACGGTACTCACTGTGCAGGTACAATCGGTGCATCCCATAACTCAATTGGTGTTGCAGGTGTAATGGCAGACGTAGAATTTGTAGCTGTTAAATTTTTAACAGATAGTGGTTCAGGTTCTACAGAAGGTGCAATTAAGTCTATTGATTACGCAACAAAAATGAATGTTGATATTATGTCAAACTCTTGGGGTGGGGGCGGACGCTCACAAGCTCTTGAGGATGCAATCAGAAGAGCTGCTGACAAAGGAATTGTTTTCACGGCCGCTGCTGGTAACTCTTCAACAAATAATGATCAAAGACCACATTATCCATCTAACTATGATGTGAAGAATGTTATCTCTGTAGCAGCAACAACTTCTAGTGATTCACTAGCAAGCTTTTCTTGTTACGGAAGAAATACTGTTCATATCGCTGCTCCAGGGCACAATATTGTTTCTACAACTAAGAATGGTGGATACGCTTCTTACTCAGGAACATCAATGGCAACTCCACATGTTTCAGGTGCAATTGGTCTTCTAATTGCTCAAGAAGGAAGAATGGACCTTGATGAGTTAAGACAAAGAGTAATGGCAACTTCTGAGCCACTATCTGCTTTAAGAGGTAAGACTATCAACTCTGGTAGACTTAACGCTTATAACTTATTAACAGATACTCGTCCTGTTCGTAACGAGCCTAAGCCAGGTAACTGGGAAACTAAGCAATTAGATGAAGTTTGGGAATCGGCACATCCATATGCAGACAACCAAAATATTTCTAAAACTTTCACTTACCCAGGTGCGAAGTATGTAAGACTAAGAGTAAGAAAGGTTGATCTTGAAAAAGGTTATGACTTCTTACAAGTTTCAGACAAAAATAGAAGCGTTTCAGAAAAAGTTTCTGGTTCAGCTGAAGATTATGTTTCTGAGTATGTTGAAGGTGATACTATGGTTGTTACTTTCAAATCTGACAGATCAGTTTCTAAGTGGGGATTCATCATCGACTCTGTTGATGTTCAATATTAATCCACTGATTAAATAGAAAACAACTCCATAACGCCCAAAGGCCCCGATTTTTTTCGGGGCCTTTTTTATTTTCATAACAAAATTATTCAAGTAGTGTATTTTTCTACTGTAGATGAAGAGGGTTAAACTCCCCACTGTCCCGCAACGGTAAAGTCCGATCTCTACTCAATATATTAATTACCCGAGGAGGTATTATGATGACTTCGAATTATGAAGACAGGGTTCGCCTGTCACAAACCCGTGTAACTAAAGCTGTTTTTCCTAACACTACCAATCACTATGAAACTCTTTTTGGTGGTACTGCTATGCAGTGGATGGATGAAGTCGCATTTATCACAGCAACTCGATTTACTCGAATGAAGGTTGTTACTGTCTCTAGTGATCGATTAGACTTTAAAAAAGCAATTCCTGAAGGAAGTATTGTGGAGCTTGTAGGCAATGTCACTAAGCTTGGGCGTACTAGTCTTGAGATACAGGTTCAAGTCTTCTTAGAAGCGATGCTAGATGACTCTAGGGAGCTAGCTCTTGAAGGGTCTTTTACCTTTGTCGCTTTGGGTGAAGACAAAAAGCCTGTAAAAATAGCTATCTAGAACTAATGTAAGAATATATTCATTGATGGAAGGTCTATTTTCTTGATAGCCTTTTAATATTAAAAATTAGGAGTCTTTCAATGCTAATACGGAAATTGGCCTTCATATCATTAATTACAATAGTCGCTGCTTTTGCTTGGCCTTGGTCTAAAGATGGTATATCTAGAATACGATTAACTTGGGAAAAAGACCCTTCTACTACAATGAAGATCATCTGGGATGCACAGGCGCAAAAAGGTGTCTCTCAAAAACTCTACTTCGATACTGTTGACCATGGCAGGAACTATGAAGAATATTCTAATAAAGTTTCTCTCACTCGATTCTATAAATTCAAAGGTATGTATAATGCTGTTGTACATTTAGAAAACCTTTCTCCAGAGACAAAGTACTATTTTGTTATTCGATCTTCTCAGGGCGTTGTTTCTAAGCGCTACTGGTTTGAAACTATTAGTGATCGATCAGATACTAAACTGAGTATTATATCTGGTGGAGATTCTCGAAATAATCGAACTCCAAGAGTTAAGGGGAATAAATTAGTTGCGAAGCTTAGACCTCACTTTGTTCTCTTTGGTGGAGATATGACAAGCATTGATATTTCTTCACAATGGGAGAAGTGGTTCAATGATTGGCAACATACAATTTCAGCTGATGGAAGAATCACTCCAATAGTCGCGGCAAGAGGAAATCATGAGCGCTCTAATGAGTCTGTCTCAAAGCTCTTTGGAACTAGCCCAGGAGTATTCTACGCACTTAGCTTTGGAGGAGATCTGCTAAGAGCATATACTTTAAATTCAGAATCTTCTATAACAGGTGATCAATATGAGTGGCTTAAGACTGACCTCGCTCGTAATATGAATCACACATGGAAGATTGCTCAATATCACAGACCAATGAGACCGCATGTAAAGAAGAAGAGTGAAAATGATCGTATCTATCATAGTTGGGGAAAAGAGTTTTTTAAGTATGGGGTAGACCTAGTCACAGAGTCTGACTCTCATACCGTTAAGACGACTAGACCGATAGCACCTTCGAACTCTGCCGGACATGATGAAGGTTTTGTCGTTGATGAAGAGCGTGGAACTGTATATATCGGAGAGGGATGTTGGGGTGCACCTCTTAGGTCTAATGATGACGATAAGTCTTGGACTGTTGCCTCTGGAAGTTTTAATCAGTTTAAATTAATTCACTTAGACTCACATCAGTTAATAGCAAGAACAATCAAGGTAGATAATGCAAATCAAGTTGCAGCTCTGACAGATGAGAACCGTTTTGATCTTCCTGCTAACTTGTCTGTATGGAACGAGGGTGAAGTTGAACTTTCTCCTAGAGTGTATGGAAGACAGTAGAGAGCGCTTAGGCCACGTACTCAAGCTAAGCGCATTCAGTGTACTATTTGCTAGAGCAGTTCAGCATATATTCTTTGATGTTCCATACCGAGCAATTCTGTGGAATGAAGATCTACTCTTACCTTTATTTAATTTTATTAAAATTGATTGGCAAGAATATGTAACTTCTTCAGTTGTAGATAGCGCTATAAGTGTCACTGCTAGTTGCGTAGGTGTCTTGCTTCTTGGTTGTTCTGTAGTAGCACTTTTCTCATTAAAAAAAGCTCGCTTTGCTCTTGTTATTAGTTCGCTTTATTTAGGTTTTCTTGCTTTTTTGATATTTATAGAGAAGTTCTTTGTAATAGCTCAGTTCTTTGAATATTCGATTCAAGTGATTAGTCCATTTTGTTTATACTACTATTGGAAAAATGGAGTAGATGAATTACTTCTAAAAATAATCAGAGTAGGAATTGCTTTAACATTTTTTGGGCATGGAGCTTATGCGCTTGGTATTTTTCCAACCCCTGGTAATTTTCTCGACATGGTTATTACCATTCTTAATTGTAGCGAATCAACAGCAGTGGTATTTTTAAAAATTATGGGTAGTTTAGACTTCTTGGCAGGAGCTCTTTTATTCTTTCGTCCAACTAGAAATTGGGCCTATGCCTTTTGCTTTATCTGGGGATTGTTTACTAGTTTGGCCAGAGTTCTTGAATTTAACTCTCTAGGTGTGACCCATGTGATGGCCCAATATGCTCACGAGTTAATTATGAGAGGACCTCACTTTCTGATGCCACTCTTTCTTATTCTGTCGATCCCACAAACTAAAAAAGACCTTTAAAAAAAGGTCTTTTTTATCATTTTTTAATTTCTGTTAGAAACTAGAAAAGGTGGTTGTATTTCTTTAAAAACTTTGTAAGTGATCCAACTTTATCAAGAGTTCTAATTGCTCTTGTAGAAAGTCTAAGCTTAATAGTTTGACCAGATACTGGATCAAAGATTCTCTTCGTTTGAAGGTTAGGCTTTTGAGTCATTTTAGTTCTGTTTTTAGCGTGAGAAACTTTATTTCCAACTAATCTTCTTTTTCCTGTTAAATCGCATGTACGTGCCATATCTAAATCCTCTTCCTGTACGCCGCAGCATTCAGCTTGATAATAATTATACTTTCAGGTTCGCTAATATATACTTCAAAATACTAAAGTTCAAGGGCCTTTTCGACCCTTGAAGCATTTTTAATTATTAGCTAGTTAGAAGATTCTTTCTTTTGCTTTTTCATGGCCTTTCTAGCTTTTTTTCTCTCTTCTCTTTCTTTTTTGTGCTGTAATTTCAACGGCTTAAGCTTCTCTTCTTTAAATGCCTTTCTTCTGGCCTTAGATTCCTCTTTAAAGGTTTTTTTCAGCTCTTTCATTTTCTTTCTGATTTTCTTATTACCTTCTTTGTCTCCAGGTTTCATTTGAGCAGCTAAGGCTTCAAGTTCATCAAAGAATTTTAATTGCTTAGCATAACTATCATTTAGGTTTTGTAGCTTTAGTTCATGAAATTTTTTGGCATGATCTCGTCTTCTTTGGTTTGACTCTTCCATCTTTGCTTTAAAGTCTACTGAATTGTCAGCTAGTGTTGGTACTGTAAGTGCTAGTAATAACGTAAAGATTAATGTTTTCATTCTGTCCTCCAAGCATTGGTTAAGCTGCTTCTGTATTGGAAACGAGTGAGGGCGCAAAAAGTTTCATTTTTTTTTATAAAATCAATTATCATATTGAAATTACGTTATAAAAGAGCTGAAACTTTTTCTTCTCTCATTCGTTATAAAGATGTGAGTGCAATGGATTTAATAAATATTAAGAAATGGTGGCTACAGGCCAAGTATAGCAGTTATGAAGACTGTGCTCTAGTTGATTTGGTTATAATTGAGAGCGACGAAGTTGCCTTTGGAATTCTCTATGAGAGATATAAGCTAGGTGCTTATAACTATGCTTTAAGTATATTGAAAGATAAGGCAAGAGCGATGGATGCCACACACGATTGCTTTTTGAAGTTTTATGAAAAGAGGAGTTCTTTTAAAGAAGAGATAAAATTTAAACCGCTGTTTTATAGAATGATTAGGAATAGATGTTTTGATTTATTGAAAAAGAAGTCGGAACTTCTAGTAGAAGACGAATATGAACTGGAGTTTAGTGAAAGAGATGACGTGGTCTTTGACGAAACTCTGAAGAATATGAGCTTAGAGCAGATCGACAAGGCCTTTTATGAATTAGATGATGGGCAACGAGAGGTATTTCTTTTATGGGCACAAGGTTTTTCTATGAAAGAGATCTCTGTTGCAACAGATTTAAAAGAAAGTGATATTAAAACTAAGATACATAGAGCGAAGAAGAAACTTTCAACATTAGGAAGTCAGAATGAAAAAGAAAATTAATAATGCAGTTACTAGAAGATTAGATAAGAGCTTTGATAAGAAGTTCTGGAATCGCTTTGAACAAAAATTTCCAAAGAGTGTGCAGGAACAAAATTGGCAAAGGATTTTTACACCTCTAGCTATGGTTACAGTTTTAATTGTGTTAACAATTAATCTGTATAGTAATGATCCTAATTACACTCAAGCTGAAATTAATGAATATCTTCAGCAGATGCAAGAAATTGAAAAGATTGTAGATTCGGTAAATGCCGAACTTGAGACGGAGTATTACGCTTTAATTGATTGAAGGAAGCTATAATCTGCATTTTGAAAACAAATTTTAAATATTGTTCCGTGATCTTCTATGTACTCATAACTTGTTCTACTTGTAATTTGTAATGTCCCACCTAATAGACCAATACTTCTTTTAGCGATTGGTAGTCCAAAGCCTGTTCCTTTTTCTCCATTAGTACCAAGTCTTGATGTGGAGGCGAGTGGATCAAATATTTTACGGAGTATATAGTCTGGAATTCCTATTCCTTGGTCTTTAATAATTAGATGAACTTCTTTATTTACTTTCTTTGAGTGAATGAGAATTTCACTTTTGTTTTCTGAGAACTTGATTGTGTTAGTTACAATATTACAGA
This window of the Halobacteriovorax sp. HLS genome carries:
- a CDS encoding S8 family serine peptidase, giving the protein MKKSHVLLGATMAALSVSSLAAKHVPGELIVKLKDGANKSALTSLKSLGVELDRTIDLSSGSLYVVKFGQNKLMKNIKSALNNNPNVEYAEPNFIYEIVKPQESFSVNSLLARTTNLEPTAYTPVDAKFGQLWGLVNTGSNDPKGGAGVEGADIDAIKAWSLTKGDKRVRIAVIDTGIDYNHPDLKDQMWTNTAELNGQPGVDDDGNGYIDDIHGYDFANNDGDPVDGHSHGTHCAGTIGASHNSIGVAGVMADVEFVAVKFLTDSGSGSTEGAIKSIDYATKMNVDIMSNSWGGGGRSQALEDAIRRAADKGIVFTAAAGNSSTNNDQRPHYPSNYDVKNVISVAATTSSDSLASFSCYGRNTVHIAAPGHNIVSTTKNGGYASYSGTSMATPHVSGAIGLLIAQEGRMDLDELRQRVMATSEPLSALRGKTINSGRLNAYNLLTDTRPVRNEPKPGNWETKQLDEVWESAHPYADNQNISKTFTYPGAKYVRLRVRKVDLEKGYDFLQVSDKNRSVSEKVSGSAEDYVSEYVEGDTMVVTFKSDRSVSKWGFIIDSVDVQY
- a CDS encoding biopolymer transporter ExbD, which codes for MSLNLNQNDDDESIIAEINMTPLIDIMLVLLIIFMVTSSVSLESGLDIDIPSTVSKTKKQEGRSVLVSLDKDGKISVQGKIVTKEALQNSITEALKSEQTGLVVFEGDKNSQLGMAVEVMDIAKAAGAEKFAIAAEATN
- a CDS encoding metallophosphoesterase family protein, translating into MLIRKLAFISLITIVAAFAWPWSKDGISRIRLTWEKDPSTTMKIIWDAQAQKGVSQKLYFDTVDHGRNYEEYSNKVSLTRFYKFKGMYNAVVHLENLSPETKYYFVIRSSQGVVSKRYWFETISDRSDTKLSIISGGDSRNNRTPRVKGNKLVAKLRPHFVLFGGDMTSIDISSQWEKWFNDWQHTISADGRITPIVAARGNHERSNESVSKLFGTSPGVFYALSFGGDLLRAYTLNSESSITGDQYEWLKTDLARNMNHTWKIAQYHRPMRPHVKKKSENDRIYHSWGKEFFKYGVDLVTESDSHTVKTTRPIAPSNSAGHDEGFVVDEERGTVYIGEGCWGAPLRSNDDDKSWTVASGSFNQFKLIHLDSHQLIARTIKVDNANQVAALTDENRFDLPANLSVWNEGEVELSPRVYGRQ
- a CDS encoding acyl-CoA thioesterase; protein product: MTSNYEDRVRLSQTRVTKAVFPNTTNHYETLFGGTAMQWMDEVAFITATRFTRMKVVTVSSDRLDFKKAIPEGSIVELVGNVTKLGRTSLEIQVQVFLEAMLDDSRELALEGSFTFVALGEDKKPVKIAI
- a CDS encoding RNA polymerase sigma factor, with amino-acid sequence MKLRYKRAETFSSLIRYKDVSAMDLINIKKWWLQAKYSSYEDCALVDLVIIESDEVAFGILYERYKLGAYNYALSILKDKARAMDATHDCFLKFYEKRSSFKEEIKFKPLFYRMIRNRCFDLLKKKSELLVEDEYELEFSERDDVVFDETLKNMSLEQIDKAFYELDDGQREVFLLWAQGFSMKEISVATDLKESDIKTKIHRAKKKLSTLGSQNEKEN
- the rpmB gene encoding 50S ribosomal protein L28, which codes for MARTCDLTGKRRLVGNKVSHAKNRTKMTQKPNLQTKRIFDPVSGQTIKLRLSTRAIRTLDKVGSLTKFLKKYNHLF